From the Leifsonia sp. AG29 genome, one window contains:
- a CDS encoding glycoside hydrolase family 43 protein, which yields MTVGARVDGIVGPVWEGYFADPFVLRLAGGGYVAYGTDPEAGEEPRVFEALESDDLRSWRPRGRVLERLPDALGDQYWAPEVAERDGAYWMYYSVGRGIEGHHLRVARSGSPFGPFRDAGAVLTPDETFAIDAHPFRDDDGRWYLFYARDVLDHPRPGTHLAVAPLGDDMLSLASPPVAVLAPSADWQLYERDREMYGARYDWHTLEGPAVVRRDGSYWLTYSGGAWTGPGYAVGLARAARPLGPWHEVEAPPLLRSGSGLNGPGHNSLTVAPDGHDMIAFHSWDGRAERRMLHLGRIRFGATV from the coding sequence ATGACGGTCGGGGCCCGCGTCGACGGCATCGTCGGGCCGGTCTGGGAGGGGTACTTCGCCGACCCGTTCGTGCTGCGCCTGGCTGGAGGCGGCTACGTCGCGTACGGCACCGATCCGGAGGCCGGGGAGGAGCCCCGGGTCTTCGAAGCGCTCGAGTCGGACGATCTGCGGAGCTGGCGGCCGCGCGGCAGGGTGCTCGAGCGTCTCCCGGACGCTCTCGGCGACCAGTACTGGGCACCGGAGGTCGCTGAGCGCGACGGCGCCTACTGGATGTACTACTCGGTGGGCCGCGGGATCGAGGGCCACCATCTCCGCGTCGCCCGGTCCGGATCGCCGTTCGGCCCGTTCCGCGATGCCGGCGCGGTGCTCACGCCCGACGAGACGTTCGCGATCGACGCGCACCCGTTCCGCGACGACGACGGCCGCTGGTACCTCTTCTACGCCCGCGACGTGCTCGACCATCCGCGGCCCGGCACGCACCTGGCCGTCGCACCCCTCGGCGACGACATGCTCTCGCTGGCCAGCCCTCCCGTCGCCGTCCTCGCTCCGAGCGCGGACTGGCAGCTCTACGAGCGCGACCGCGAGATGTACGGCGCCCGCTACGACTGGCACACCCTCGAGGGTCCCGCGGTCGTGCGCCGCGACGGCTCGTACTGGCTCACCTACTCGGGAGGCGCCTGGACCGGTCCCGGCTACGCGGTCGGCCTGGCCCGGGCCGCCCGTCCGCTCGGGCCCTGGCACGAGGTGGAGGCGCCCCCGCTGCTGCGCTCCGGCTCGGGATTGAACGGCCCCGGCCACAACTCGCTCACGGTCGCGCCCGACGGGCACGACATGATCGCGTTCCATTCCTGGGACGGCCGCGCCGAGCGCCGGATGCTGCACCTCGGCCGCATCCGCTTCGGCGCGACGGTCTGA
- a CDS encoding glycoside hydrolase family 43 protein, with translation MRRGLAAAIAVATSAALALALGGCSGGAGAGSAGSPSASPRLAPFAIDQDFADPGAIVVGDTVYAYATNAPGRNVQVATSTDLRSWTVSAVDALPELPAWAVPGKTWAPGPAALPDGRYALYITATDASSGKQCIGAVVGEKPSGPFASGATVPLVCPTDLGGAIDASSFVDRDGSRYLIWKNDGNCCGQDTWLWAQPLSADGLSIAGPATQLVKQTLPWEGHLVEAPVVARHDGGYALLYSANDYGTDRYAVGVATAPALTGPYTKQKEPLLSTKSSGGRYLGPGGEELITVGGKDWMLFHSWDESYAYRGLHAVPVTWRAGVPVPRIGAGR, from the coding sequence ATGAGGCGCGGCCTGGCCGCGGCGATCGCCGTGGCGACGTCCGCCGCGCTCGCGCTGGCTCTGGGAGGCTGCTCGGGCGGCGCCGGGGCGGGATCCGCGGGCTCGCCGAGCGCCTCCCCGAGGCTCGCGCCGTTCGCGATCGACCAGGACTTCGCCGACCCCGGCGCGATCGTGGTCGGCGACACGGTCTACGCGTACGCGACGAACGCGCCGGGGAGGAACGTCCAGGTCGCCACCTCGACCGACCTCCGCAGCTGGACGGTGTCGGCGGTCGACGCGCTGCCGGAGCTTCCCGCCTGGGCCGTGCCCGGGAAGACCTGGGCGCCCGGCCCGGCGGCGCTGCCCGATGGGCGATACGCCCTCTACATCACGGCGACCGACGCCTCGAGCGGCAAACAGTGCATCGGCGCCGTGGTCGGCGAGAAGCCGTCCGGCCCCTTCGCCTCCGGCGCGACGGTGCCGCTGGTGTGCCCGACCGACCTCGGGGGCGCCATCGACGCGAGCTCGTTCGTCGACCGGGACGGCTCCCGCTACCTGATCTGGAAGAACGACGGCAACTGCTGCGGCCAGGACACCTGGCTCTGGGCGCAGCCGCTCAGCGCGGACGGCCTCTCGATCGCCGGGCCCGCGACGCAGCTCGTCAAGCAGACGCTCCCCTGGGAGGGGCACCTCGTCGAGGCGCCGGTGGTCGCGCGCCACGACGGCGGGTACGCCCTCCTGTACTCGGCCAACGACTACGGGACCGACCGGTACGCCGTCGGGGTGGCGACCGCGCCGGCGCTCACCGGGCCGTACACGAAGCAGAAGGAGCCGCTGCTCTCGACGAAGAGCTCGGGCGGCCGCTACCTCGGTCCCGGCGGCGAAGAGCTGATCACCGTCGGCGGCAAGGACTGGATGCTCTTCCACTCGTGGGACGAGTCGTACGCCTACCGCGGCCTCCATGCCGTGCCGGTGACCTGGCGCGCCGGCGTCCCGGTGCCCCGGATCGGGGCGGGACGATGA
- a CDS encoding TetR/AcrR family transcriptional regulator, whose protein sequence is MESTSTSRRTGGRSAAVIHRVRTAVEELVEEKGQDRVTVPMIAERAGVNPTSIYRRWGDLPTLINDIATYRLDPDRPLPESGTLQADLTGWARELVTHYRNPVNAALLRGGASAAGERQSDCLRDRRAEAMVFVARHAEAGLDADDIIDGVIAPIVYRVIFLPWTLDDTLAETVVARLFD, encoded by the coding sequence ATGGAATCGACGAGCACGAGCCGGCGCACCGGAGGCCGCAGCGCGGCGGTCATCCACCGCGTCCGGACAGCGGTCGAGGAGCTCGTCGAGGAGAAGGGCCAGGACCGCGTCACGGTGCCGATGATCGCCGAGCGGGCCGGAGTGAACCCGACGAGCATCTACCGGCGCTGGGGCGACCTCCCCACACTGATCAACGACATCGCGACCTACCGGCTCGACCCCGATCGCCCGCTCCCCGAGAGCGGCACGCTCCAAGCGGATCTCACCGGCTGGGCGCGAGAGCTCGTCACCCACTACCGCAACCCCGTGAACGCGGCGCTGCTCCGCGGCGGCGCCTCGGCGGCCGGCGAGCGCCAGTCCGACTGCCTCCGCGACCGGCGTGCGGAGGCGATGGTGTTCGTCGCCCGGCACGCGGAGGCCGGCCTCGACGCCGACGACATCATCGACGGCGTCATCGCCCCGATCGTCTACCGGGTGATCTTCCTGCCCTGGACGCTCGACGACACCCTGGCCGAGACCGTCGTCGCCCGGCTGTTCGACTGA
- a CDS encoding carbohydrate ABC transporter permease: MTTVDARPDTDTARRTRLPSRRRPTPQAALRRSVLYAALIVLALIVILPLLWILMTSFKTDGDAIRNPYSALPNPFSADAYTTLSSGQQPVFRWFLNSLLAATLQTVIILVTASMAAYALARLEFRGKKIVFGLIVATLLVPPVIFLIPNYLIVQNLGWLDTIWAITIPGAASAFGVFFLRQFFIGLPAEIEEAARIDGAGDFRIFLQIVIPLARPALATLAVLSFLANWNDFLWPVYVLLSPENLTLQPGLSQLQGAYSTHFAIVMAGAVIASVPVLILFFFAQKQIVESVATSGVKG; this comes from the coding sequence ATGACCACCGTCGACGCACGTCCCGACACCGACACGGCCCGGCGGACGCGCCTCCCGTCGCGCCGCCGCCCGACGCCGCAGGCGGCCCTGCGGAGGAGCGTGCTCTATGCGGCGCTCATCGTGCTCGCCCTGATCGTGATCCTGCCGCTGCTGTGGATCCTCATGACGTCGTTCAAGACCGACGGCGACGCGATCCGCAACCCGTACTCGGCCCTCCCGAACCCGTTCTCGGCGGACGCCTACACGACCCTGTCGAGCGGCCAGCAGCCCGTGTTCCGGTGGTTCCTGAACAGTCTCCTCGCCGCGACGCTGCAGACGGTGATCATCCTCGTCACCGCGTCGATGGCCGCGTACGCCCTGGCCCGGCTCGAGTTCCGCGGCAAGAAGATCGTCTTCGGGCTCATCGTCGCGACGCTGCTGGTGCCGCCCGTCATCTTCCTCATCCCGAACTACCTGATCGTGCAGAACCTCGGCTGGCTCGACACCATCTGGGCGATCACCATCCCGGGTGCGGCCAGCGCGTTCGGCGTGTTCTTCCTGCGGCAGTTCTTCATCGGGCTGCCCGCCGAGATCGAGGAGGCCGCGCGGATCGACGGAGCGGGAGACTTCCGCATCTTCCTCCAGATCGTCATCCCGCTGGCGCGCCCGGCTCTGGCGACGCTGGCCGTGCTCAGCTTCCTCGCGAACTGGAACGACTTCCTCTGGCCCGTCTACGTGCTCCTCAGCCCGGAGAACCTGACACTCCAGCCGGGCCTCTCCCAGCTCCAGGGCGCCTACTCGACGCACTTCGCCATCGTCATGGCGGGTGCGGTCATCGCCTCGGTCCCGGTGCTCATCCTGTTCTTCTTCGCGCAGAAGCAGATCGTCGAGAGCGTCGCGACGAGCGGCGTCAAGGGATGA
- a CDS encoding MFS transporter yields MTSAEPTCPTVAIAPVQRTLSRGVVSRPHKLSRLRLRPAAAFAGTALAFVAVALAVGAPSPLFVLYQQEWGFPSWLLTVAFAIYAVTLLVTLLIAGSLSDHIGRRPVLAGALALQVVAMLMFLAATDIGWIIAARSVQGVATGAAMSTFTASLVELAPERRKKLGATIGSTAPVGGLALGALFAGLSVQFTAQPTLIVFATLALLFAAGLLVVLASPETVARRAGAVRSLVPRLRIPVEARREFGSAVPLFIATWMLAGLFIGLSPSILHGVFRLDSGLLNGAIVAAPPAVGAVAGLLLTRAPARTTTVWGMVAVISGVAIAGAGIAGALLPLLFIGAVVAGAGFGAGFSAMLRILAPLAPNDQRAELFAGIFLVSYLAYGVPALVAGELIAVVGLLPTALGYTVAIAVASAVALTVQARLLARTRRTTAASWAGSVTPRR; encoded by the coding sequence ATGACCAGTGCCGAGCCCACCTGCCCCACCGTCGCGATCGCTCCCGTGCAGCGCACCTTATCCCGCGGTGTCGTCTCACGGCCCCACAAGCTCAGCCGACTGCGGCTGCGCCCCGCCGCAGCGTTCGCGGGGACAGCCCTCGCCTTCGTCGCGGTCGCGCTCGCCGTCGGCGCGCCGAGCCCGCTCTTCGTCCTGTATCAGCAGGAGTGGGGCTTCCCGTCGTGGCTGCTCACCGTGGCGTTCGCCATCTACGCGGTGACGCTGCTCGTGACGCTCCTGATCGCCGGGTCGCTCTCCGACCACATCGGCCGGCGCCCCGTGCTCGCCGGAGCACTCGCTCTCCAGGTGGTCGCCATGCTGATGTTCCTGGCGGCGACGGACATCGGCTGGATCATCGCCGCCCGCTCGGTGCAGGGCGTGGCCACGGGCGCGGCGATGAGCACCTTCACCGCGTCGCTCGTCGAGCTCGCGCCGGAGCGCCGGAAGAAGCTCGGCGCGACCATCGGAAGCACGGCTCCGGTCGGCGGCCTCGCCCTGGGCGCGCTCTTCGCCGGGCTGTCCGTGCAGTTCACAGCCCAGCCCACGCTGATCGTGTTCGCCACCCTGGCGCTGCTGTTCGCTGCCGGGCTGCTCGTCGTCCTCGCCTCCCCGGAGACGGTCGCCCGGCGGGCCGGCGCGGTCCGGTCGCTCGTCCCACGACTGCGGATCCCGGTGGAGGCGCGCCGCGAGTTCGGCTCGGCTGTTCCGCTGTTCATCGCGACCTGGATGCTCGCGGGGCTCTTCATCGGTCTGTCGCCGTCCATCCTCCACGGCGTCTTCCGCCTCGACAGCGGCCTCCTCAACGGGGCGATCGTCGCGGCCCCGCCGGCGGTCGGGGCGGTCGCGGGTCTGCTGCTCACCCGCGCCCCCGCCCGGACCACGACGGTCTGGGGCATGGTGGCCGTGATCAGCGGGGTCGCCATCGCGGGCGCCGGGATCGCCGGTGCGCTCCTCCCGCTGCTCTTCATCGGCGCGGTCGTGGCCGGTGCCGGCTTCGGTGCGGGCTTCTCGGCCATGCTGCGGATCCTCGCGCCGCTCGCGCCCAACGATCAGCGCGCGGAGCTGTTCGCCGGGATCTTCCTCGTGAGCTACCTGGCCTACGGCGTCCCGGCCCTCGTCGCGGGTGAGCTGATCGCGGTGGTGGGGCTCCTGCCGACGGCCCTCGGATACACGGTGGCCATCGCCGTAGCATCGGCGGTCGCGCTGACCGTGCAGGCGCGACTCCTCGCCCGGACGCGCCGGACGACCGCGGCGTCCTGGGCGGGGAGCGTCACGCCACGTCGATGA